Proteins co-encoded in one Bradyrhizobium sp. 170 genomic window:
- a CDS encoding serine hydrolase, giving the protein MNKGLLVAILVALTGTAAAAQAPTRDALIARAKSFELDTPYVPPPGDPLTHHAAGYAKVMCSAVFMTGLAPDFAAKNVGFFTAPYGQRAKLGKPVIDRANKAVHVTLPNGVTRTAKHLGSQGCVTFPIGKSAMNFKPVAVESRLPDPATQPWPMGDMLPQDPLPTEIDAEKLKAAVNAAFQPAEGLTAAFVVTWRGRLIAERYAEGVTAQTPLESWSMGKSVTATLLGILVKDGVYNLEQPAPIPEWQTPGDPRAKIRIADLLHMSSGLRIRAPQDPDHDPTGPYPDHVYLYTGGIDSFHYAATRPLQWPPNTVGRYRNTDPVLINYLIRLGVEKSGGEYLAFPQRVLFDKLGIRTMVIETDPFGNFLGQGYEVGSGRDWARLGNLYLQGGVWNGERILPEGYTTFVSTLAPAWAADNRPIYGAFFWLNGDGQYPVPRDAYYMAGAGGQTTLVIPSHDLVVVRLAHSRGESYPASGFSKALALLIEAVPKAQKARAQ; this is encoded by the coding sequence ATGAACAAGGGTCTTTTGGTGGCGATTCTTGTGGCTCTCACCGGTACAGCGGCGGCTGCGCAGGCTCCCACCAGAGACGCGCTCATCGCCCGCGCGAAATCATTCGAACTCGATACGCCCTATGTGCCACCGCCAGGCGACCCCTTGACGCATCATGCCGCCGGATATGCGAAGGTCATGTGCTCAGCGGTATTCATGACCGGCCTTGCGCCCGATTTCGCGGCCAAAAATGTCGGGTTTTTCACGGCGCCCTACGGACAGCGCGCGAAGCTCGGCAAGCCGGTCATCGATCGCGCCAACAAGGCGGTCCACGTCACGCTTCCTAACGGCGTGACCCGGACGGCCAAACATCTCGGGAGCCAGGGTTGCGTCACGTTCCCGATCGGCAAGAGCGCCATGAATTTCAAGCCGGTCGCCGTCGAGAGCCGATTGCCCGATCCCGCGACCCAACCGTGGCCCATGGGCGACATGCTGCCGCAGGATCCGTTGCCGACGGAGATCGACGCCGAGAAACTCAAGGCTGCCGTGAATGCCGCGTTCCAGCCGGCCGAAGGATTGACCGCGGCGTTCGTTGTGACGTGGAGAGGCCGTCTCATTGCCGAGCGCTACGCGGAAGGTGTCACGGCGCAAACACCGCTCGAAAGCTGGTCCATGGGCAAGAGCGTTACGGCAACGCTCCTTGGCATTCTGGTCAAAGACGGCGTCTATAACTTGGAGCAGCCGGCGCCGATCCCTGAATGGCAAACCCCCGGCGACCCGCGCGCCAAAATACGCATTGCAGATCTCCTTCACATGTCGAGCGGGCTCCGGATCAGGGCGCCCCAAGACCCGGATCATGATCCAACGGGGCCTTACCCGGATCACGTCTATCTTTATACCGGCGGCATCGATTCCTTTCACTACGCGGCAACACGGCCATTGCAATGGCCTCCCAACACGGTCGGACGCTATCGCAACACCGATCCGGTCCTGATCAACTATCTGATCCGGCTCGGTGTCGAAAAAAGCGGCGGCGAATATCTCGCATTTCCTCAAAGAGTGCTGTTCGACAAGCTCGGCATCCGTACCATGGTGATCGAAACTGATCCGTTCGGAAATTTTCTGGGGCAAGGTTACGAGGTGGGCTCCGGGCGCGATTGGGCGCGGCTTGGCAATCTCTATCTTCAGGGGGGCGTTTGGAACGGTGAGCGCATTCTCCCAGAGGGTTACACCACATTCGTCAGCACGCTTGCGCCCGCCTGGGCCGCGGACAATCGGCCGATCTATGGCGCTTTTTTCTGGCTCAACGGCGACGGGCAATATCCAGTCCCGCGCGATGCCTATTACATGGCGGGCGCTGGCGGGCAGACCACGCTGGTCATTCCCTCGCACGATCTCGTCGTCGTGCGTCTCGCGCACTCTCGGGGCGAATCTTACCCCGCTTCAGGCTTCAGCAAGGCGCTCGCGCTGTTGATCGAGGCGGTGCCAAAAGCACAAAAGGCCCGAGCCCAATAG
- a CDS encoding cation-efflux pump gives MSHTPTIKTNVAAISIFASAGMAAAKFAVGIAIGSLALISEALHSSVDVVATVITWLVVRVSDQPADEEHHYGHGKFESLSALFVIALLYVLAGGILVESWSRLREGAPPPTLSAIPFVVLVIDIAVNFWRARALHRTARATRSQALAADALHFASDVLGSTAVIIGLVLTGLGYAWGDSAAAIAVAVMISILGLRLGRSTIETLLDRAPEGASEKAIAAIRSVPGVVGVERLRVRMVGPTHFIDAIAKVPRTYPIDRVEAIKKTAQAAVTEALGDADLTFTAVPVARDNESVRERIMVIARNSGLAIHHVTVHDLGEKLIVGIDLEVDGDMELAAAHEVTRVLERNVREDFGEDVEVDTHIEPLEPELPHGTDAAPERVETIKAALTRFAGNGAIHDIHNVRVRDTDAGEVVNFHCRAAPSMSVIKVHENVDEIERALRRAFPSIKRVISHAEPPRA, from the coding sequence ATGAGTCATACCCCCACCATCAAGACCAATGTCGCGGCGATCTCGATCTTCGCCAGCGCCGGCATGGCTGCGGCGAAATTCGCCGTCGGCATTGCGATCGGCTCGCTCGCGCTGATCTCCGAGGCCCTGCACTCCTCCGTCGACGTGGTCGCCACCGTCATCACCTGGCTGGTGGTGCGGGTCTCTGACCAGCCCGCCGATGAGGAACATCATTACGGCCACGGCAAGTTCGAGAGCCTGTCGGCGCTCTTTGTCATCGCGCTGCTCTATGTGCTGGCCGGCGGCATCCTGGTCGAATCCTGGAGCCGCCTGCGCGAGGGCGCCCCGCCCCCGACGCTCTCGGCCATTCCCTTCGTGGTGCTGGTGATCGATATCGCGGTGAATTTCTGGCGCGCGCGGGCGCTGCATCGCACCGCGCGCGCGACCCGAAGCCAGGCGCTGGCAGCGGATGCGCTGCATTTCGCCTCCGACGTACTTGGTTCGACCGCCGTCATCATCGGTCTCGTGCTGACCGGGCTCGGCTATGCCTGGGGCGATTCGGCTGCCGCCATCGCGGTTGCCGTGATGATATCGATCCTGGGCCTGCGGCTCGGGCGCTCCACCATCGAAACGCTGCTCGATCGGGCGCCGGAGGGCGCTTCGGAAAAGGCCATCGCCGCGATCCGCTCGGTGCCCGGCGTGGTCGGCGTCGAGCGCCTGCGGGTTCGCATGGTCGGGCCGACGCATTTCATCGATGCCATCGCAAAGGTGCCGCGCACCTACCCGATCGATCGCGTCGAAGCCATCAAGAAGACCGCACAGGCAGCGGTCACTGAGGCGCTCGGCGACGCCGACCTCACCTTCACGGCCGTGCCGGTCGCGCGCGACAATGAGAGCGTGCGCGAGCGCATCATGGTGATCGCCCGCAATTCCGGCCTCGCCATCCACCATGTCACCGTACACGACCTCGGCGAGAAGCTGATCGTCGGCATCGACCTCGAGGTCGACGGCGACATGGAGCTTGCGGCGGCCCACGAGGTTACTCGCGTGCTGGAGCGAAACGTCCGCGAGGATTTTGGCGAGGACGTCGAAGTCGATACCCACATCGAGCCGCTCGAACCGGAACTGCCGCACGGCACCGACGCCGCGCCCGAGCGCGTCGAGACCATCAAGGCCGCGCTGACGCGCTTTGCCGGCAATGGCGCGATCCACGACATCCACAATGTGCGGGTGCGCGACACTGACGCGGGCGAAGTCGTTAATTTCCATTGCCGCGCCGCGCCGTCGATGAGCGTCATCAAGGTGCACGAGAACGTCGACGAGATCGAGCGCGCGCTGCGCCGCGCCTTTCCGTCGATCAAGCGCGTGATCAGTCATGCCGAACCACCGCGCGCGTAG